A single region of the Pontibacter kalidii genome encodes:
- a CDS encoding sulfite exporter TauE/SafE family protein, producing the protein MIWAGFLFGLLGSFHCVGMCGPIAMALPFGRSSGWRYYTGRLLYNGGRLVTYSLLGALAGAFGQSLQMAGLQQVVSIVSGLLILFLIVAPAALKGKAGSFLGTDKAVTWVRQKLGHFFGRDNLGALFMVGLLNGLLPCGFVYIALAGAISAPGVPGAMLYMLLFGLGTFPLMFLVSLSGKFISLSLRGTFNRLVPYAGMAMAVLFILRGLSLGIPYVSPKITHTSHNTTEISCCTKPKQTAHN; encoded by the coding sequence ATGATCTGGGCTGGTTTTTTATTCGGACTTTTAGGCAGTTTCCATTGCGTCGGGATGTGCGGCCCGATAGCCATGGCCTTACCATTTGGCAGGAGCAGCGGCTGGCGTTATTACACCGGCCGGCTCCTGTACAATGGGGGGCGCTTGGTGACCTACTCTTTGCTGGGCGCACTGGCAGGTGCCTTCGGGCAATCGCTGCAAATGGCGGGGCTACAGCAGGTGGTCTCCATCGTGTCAGGGTTGCTCATACTTTTCCTGATTGTTGCCCCGGCCGCCCTCAAAGGCAAAGCCGGCAGCTTTCTGGGTACTGATAAGGCGGTTACCTGGGTACGGCAAAAGCTTGGTCATTTTTTCGGGCGCGACAACCTGGGTGCCCTTTTTATGGTGGGCCTGCTGAACGGGCTGCTGCCATGCGGCTTCGTATACATTGCCCTGGCAGGCGCCATCAGTGCGCCGGGAGTACCGGGTGCCATGTTATACATGCTGCTGTTCGGGTTGGGCACTTTCCCGCTCATGTTCCTCGTGTCGCTGTCGGGTAAGTTCATCAGCTTGAGCCTGCGCGGCACATTTAACCGCTTGGTGCCTTACGCAGGCATGGCCATGGCGGTGCTGTTCATACTTCGCGGCCTGAGTCTAGGCATCCCATACGTGAGCCCGAAAATTACCCATACCAGCCATAACACCACCGAAATAAGCTGTTGCACCAAGCCAAAGCAGACAGCTCATAACTGA